The genomic window GCTGTTGGGGTTGCACCGTCCGAAAATGACCATCCCGCCGGCGCGCGCCACGGTCTTCGCCGCCTTGCCGAGGAACCGGCTCTTCCCGATACCTGCCGGGCCCTCCACCAGGATGACCCGGGCCTGGCCCTGGACCGCAGCGGCCCAGGACTCGGCGACGGTGTCCAACTCGGCGGCCCGGCCGACGAACGGGATGGTGTCACCGATCCGCCCGGAGGTCTCCGGGCGCTGGACGGTGCCGCCGGTGCCCAGCAGTTCGACGTAGGCGACCTGGGTCTCCGGCGCCGGATCGACCCCGAGTTCGTCGGCGAGCATCCGCCGGAGCCGGTGGTAGGCGCCCAGGGCTTCGGCCCGGTTGCCGGCGGCGGCGTGCGCGGTCATCCGGCACCGGTGAGCGCTCTCGCGCAGCGGCGCCTCCCGCACCGCCTCGTCCGCGAACCGCAGCGCCTCGCGGTAGTCGCCGAGCGCGGCCGCGGCGAGACTTGCCGTCTCCAGCCCGGAGACCAGGAAACCGTGCAGCCGCTCCCGGATCGAGACGACCCATTCGCCCTCGTGGCCGGGAAGGAACGGACTGCTCAGCCAGCTGATCGCGAGCCCGGCGGCATGCCGGGCCTCCGGATAGGCCCCGGCGGAGAACGCCCGGTCCGCCTCCCGGATCGCCTCCTCGGCCCGTTCCAGGTCCACGGTGGCCTCCACCGGCAGGCGCAGCAGATAGCGCCCACCCTGGGCCACGACCGGAGGCGTCTCGTCGCAGTCGCCGCCGCTCACGAAGGCCCGGACCCGGCTGACCACGCTGCGCAGCGCGGAGGCCCAGGTGTCCGGCAGGCCGTCCGGCCAGACCGTGTCGGCGAGCTGGTCCCGGCCGGTGCCGCTGGCCCGCTCGATGATGAGCCGGGCGAACGCGACCTGCGCCTGGGCACTGGCCAGTTGCCGGGGCGCCGCCCCGAGGCTCTCAATCATCACGGTTCCGACCAGCTTGATCATCATCAGAAGTCCCCGTTCGACATGATCAGAGATAGCCATCCGGACCCGAGCAGCACGCATCGATGTTTTTCGGGGAACCGGGAAATGAGCGCGGCGATGCGCTCAGGAGTGGGGCATGATCGCGCTCCGATCGGAGAATAGCGACTGTCCATAGACGGCGGTCAAGGTCGAACCGGAACCGGTACCGAATTTCTGGCCGTTCGGCTGGCTCGTCGCCCTCGTGTTGCGCCCGGCTTGCGCTTCTCCCCGTAGAACTTCGCCAGACCCGACGCGGAGGAGACGCAGATGATCGTGTCCGAGGGATGGCAGCGCCTTGAGCCGAAACTGAACGCCATCCGGACCAGGCTGAGCGCACTCGAGTACGAGCCCGATCGCCGCCACAGCTTCCTGCCGTTCACGCCGGAGCCGGACAGCCCCTATGTCGGTTTCGAGGGCTCCCGGTACCTGATGATGTCGGGCTACAGCTACCTCGGGCTGGCCGGTGACCCGCGGGTCAAGGAGGCGGCCAAAGTGGCGGTCGACCAGTACGGCACCGGGGCCCACGGAGTACGCGCCCTGGCCGGATCCCTGCCGCTGCACGAGGAACTGGAGGCCGCGGTCGCCCGCTTCCTGGGGCGCGAGGCGGCGATGGTGTTCGGCTCCGGCTACGCCGCCAACGTCGGCACGGTCGGCGCCCTGGTCGGCCCGGGCGACACCGTCCTGATCGACAAACTCGACCATGCCAGCATCGTGGACGGCTGCCAGCTCAGCGGCGCCACCGTCACCCGGTTCCGGCACAACGACCCGGAGCACCTGGACCGCCGGCTCACCGACGCCAAGGGCACCGGGCTGAAGCTGGTCATCGTGGACAGTGTCTACTCGATGGACGGCGACGTCGCGCCACTACCCGAGCTGCGTAAGGTCTGCGACGCCCACGGCGCGCTGCTGATGGTCGACGAGGCACACGCCCTCGGGGTCATCGGCGCCACCGGCCGGGGCATCGAGGAGCACTTCGGCGACAACACCCTGGTCGACGTCAAACTCGGCACCCTCTCCAAGGCGATCCCGGCGACCGGCGGCTGGGTGGCCGGGCCGCAGGCGCTCATCGACCATCTGCGGTTCAACGCCCGGCCGTTCCTGTTCTCCGCCGCCCTCGCCCCGGCGCAGGCCGGTGCGGCCCTGGAGTCGCTGCGCGTGCTGGACCTCGAACCGCACCGGGTCACCCACATCCAGCGCGAGTCGGCCCGGCTGCGGCAGACGCTGAACGCGGCCGGCATCGACACCGGCACCAGCGAGACCGCCGTCATCCCGATCATCGCCGGGTCCGACGAGAAGGCGTACGACCTGGCCACCGCCTGCCGCAAAGCCGGCGTGATCGGCCTGCCGGTGGTCTCTCCGGCAGTGCCGAACACCCAGGCCCGGCTCCGGATCGCGGTGACCGCCCGGCACTCGGCCGAGGACCTCGACGTCGCCGCTGCCGGGTTCCTGGAGGCCGCCCACGCCATCGGCCTGATCCCGAGCCTGCCGTGACCACCGGGTCTCCCGAGGTGGTCGTCACCGGGATGGGCGTGGTCAGCCCGGCCGGCTGCGAACTCGCCGAGTTCTGGCCGGTCCTGCTGGCCGGGCAGTCGCTGGCCGCCCCGGTCACCGGGTTCGACACCACCCGGCACAAGGCGCGCATCGGCTGCCCGGTGGCCGGCTTCGACCAGAACCGGCACCTAGGCGCGAAACAGGCCCGGCGGATGGACCCGTTCGCCCGGTACGCGCTGGCCGCGGCCCTGAGCGCGTACGCCGACGCCGGTGCGCCCGAGGTGGACGGCGCCCGTACCGCCGTGGTGGTCGGTAACGCCGTGGGCGGGCGCACCGTCAGCGACCAGGAGAGCCGCAACTTCACCGAACACGGCCCGTCCCGGGTCAACCCGCTGATGCCGCTGATGACGATGCCGAACGCGGCGGCCGCCCTGATCGCCATGCGCCTGGGCTGGCGGGGACCGGCGACCACCATCGCCACCACCTGTGCCAGCGGGGCCGACGCGATCGGCCACGCCACGCTGCTGCTGCGGACCGGGCAGGCCGACGTGGTGCTGGCCGGCGGTGCCGAGGCCACGCTCACCCCGGTCACCCTGGCCGCGTTCGGCAACCTGGGCGCGGTCTCGGCCCGCAACGACGATCCGGCCGCCGCGGCCCGGCCGTTCGACGTGGACCGGGACGGTTTCGTGATGGGTGAGGGCGCCGCCTTCGTCGTCCTGGAACGGCTCGCCGACGCCCGGGCCCGCGGCGCCGTCCGGCACGCGGTGGTCAGCGGTTACGCCTCCGGGTCGGACGCCTACCACCTGTCCATGCCGCGGGCCGACGGCGCGGGCGCGGCCACCGTGATGGCCGCCGCGATCGCCGCCGCCGGACTGCGGCCGGACGACATCGGCCACGTCAACGCGCACGGCACGTCGACACCGCACAACGACCGGGCCGAAGCCCGCGCCCTGCACACCGTGTTCGGCGCGACACCACCGCCGGTCACCTCGCTCAAGGGCACCATCGGCCACCTGATCGGCGCGGCCGGTGCGATCGAGTTCGTCGCCACCGTGCTCGCCCTGCGGCACGGCCTGGTCCCCCCGACCGCCAATCATCAGAAGACGGAGCCTGGCATGGATCTCGACGTGGTCGCCGCAGAGGCGCGGGCGGTGCCGCCGGGGCCGGCACTGAGCAACTCCTTCGGGTTCGGCGGGCACAACGCCGCACTCGTGGTGAGTCCGGCATGAGCGCGCTGCTCGCCGAGGCCGGTGCCCTGGCCGCGTACCGGCGTGCGGTACGCGCGACGCTGGAGCCCGCCACGATCGCCGGCCCGTCCCCGGTGCACCCGTTCGTCCTGACCTCCCCGGAGTTCGCCCGGACCACCCGGCGGATCACCGGGGCGGACCCGAGCCAGGTGCACATCAGCCAGGAGTTCACGGTGCACCGCCTGCTCCGCGACGACGAGAAGGTCAGCAGTTCGCTGGAGGTCACCGGCGCCCGCCGGGAGGCCCGCGGGATCCGGGTGGCGATGCGCACCGAGATCCGCGACGCGGACGGCGGCCCGGTCTGCGCCATGGTCACCACGGTCCTGCTGACCGGCGTCACCGAGCCGGAACCGTTCGGTGAGATGCCGCCGCTGGCCGCGCCAGCCGGCCGGAACGTGGCCTCCACCGGCTCGCCGGCCGGCACCGGCCGGGCCGAACCGGTGACCCGGACCGTGTCGCTGAGCCGGGCCGACGTCGCCGGATACGCGGAGGTCTCCGGCGACCGCAACCCGATCCACCTGGACGACGAGGCGGCCCGCGCCGCCGGGTTCGACTCGGTGATCGCGCACGGGATGAGTGTGGTGGCCCTGGTCACCGAACTCGCCGTCGACCTGTTCGCCGGTGGCGACCCGGCCCGGGTCCGCGGCCTCGGCTGCCGGTTCTCCTCCCCGGTGCGGCCCGGCGAGCCGGTCGAGGTCTCGTTCCGGCCGGACGAGAGCGGCTCGGTGGTGGCGTTCACCTGCGCGACACCGCGGGGGATCGCCCTCAAGGGCGGTTGGATCACCCTGGGTGACGGCGATGCCTGACCATCCGGCGGTGGCCACCGCGTTCCTCGGGCACGCCCGCCGGGCACCGGACGCACCGGCACTGGTCTGGGCGGATCGCGAGATCGGCTACCGGGAACTCGCCGACCTGGCCTACGGACAGCGGCCACTGCTGGACCGGCTCGCTCCGGGCGAACCGGCCGGCATCCTGACGCCGAAGTCACCCGGTGGCCTGGCCCTGATCCTGGCCTGCCTGCTCACCGGACGGCGGTTCCTGCTGCCGTCCCCGTCGCTCGCCGCGGACACCCTGGACACGCTGTTCGCCCAGGCCGGCTGCCGGACGATCCTGCGCGAGGCGGACCTGCGGGGCCCGGCGGCCGGGGGACCGGAGCATGCCTGGCCGGCCGTCGACCGGGACTCGGCCGGCTTCATGCTGACCACCTCCGGGTCGACCGGCCTGCCGAAGATCGTGCCGCTGCCGCACCGGTCCGTCGACGCGTTCGCGGCCTGGGCCGGCGCGGCCTTCGGCATCGGGCCGGGGCGTTCGGTGTTCAGTTACGCGCCGCTCAACTTCGACCTGTGCCTGCTCGACATCTGGACCACCCTGGCGCACGGCGGCCGGGTGGTACTGGCCGACACCGAACGGGCGGCGCACGGCGGCTACCTGCGGGAGTTGCTGCGGCGGTATCCGGTGGACGTGATCCAGGGCGTGCCGATGCTCTACGACCTGCTGCTCGACACCGGTGCGGGCGCGTTCGCACGCGTCCGGCACGTGCTGTTCACCGGCGACGTGATCGGGGAGCGGACACTCGCCGCACTGCCGGGACTGTTTCCGGGCGCGCGCCTGCACAACGTCTACGGCTGCACCGAGACCAACGACAGCCTGATCGCCGAGGTGCCGCCCGGTCACACCGTGCCGGTGCCGCTCGGCGTGCCGCTGCCGGGGGTGGACATCCTGATCCTCGACGAGGACGGCCGTCCGGTCGACGGGCCGGGAACCGGCGAGCTGTATGTCACCACGCCGTTCCAGAGTGCCGGTTACCTGGACGCGGCCCGGAACGTGGGCCGGTTCACCGGACATCCGCTCGGAGCCGACGCCCGGTCCTGGTTCCGCAGTGGCGACCTGGTCCAGCGGCAGCCGGACGGCACGGTCACGCTGGTCGGGCGGACCGACTTCCAGATCAAGATCCGCGGTACGGCGATCAACACCGCCGAGGTCGAGTCGGTGCTGCGCGGATGTGTCGGTGTGCTGGACGCGGCCGTGCTGACCCGTACCGATCCGGTGTCCGGCCGGCAACTGGCCGCCGTGGTGACCCGCGCGCCGGGCAGCACCGTCAACAGCCTGGTGGTCCGCCGGCACTGTGCCGCGAACCTGCCGAAGGCCGCCGTCCCGTCGACGCTGCGGATCGTCGACGAACCCCTGCCCCGGACCTCGACCGGAAAGCT from Actinoplanes derwentensis includes these protein-coding regions:
- a CDS encoding aminotransferase class I/II-fold pyridoxal phosphate-dependent enzyme, giving the protein MIVSEGWQRLEPKLNAIRTRLSALEYEPDRRHSFLPFTPEPDSPYVGFEGSRYLMMSGYSYLGLAGDPRVKEAAKVAVDQYGTGAHGVRALAGSLPLHEELEAAVARFLGREAAMVFGSGYAANVGTVGALVGPGDTVLIDKLDHASIVDGCQLSGATVTRFRHNDPEHLDRRLTDAKGTGLKLVIVDSVYSMDGDVAPLPELRKVCDAHGALLMVDEAHALGVIGATGRGIEEHFGDNTLVDVKLGTLSKAIPATGGWVAGPQALIDHLRFNARPFLFSAALAPAQAGAALESLRVLDLEPHRVTHIQRESARLRQTLNAAGIDTGTSETAVIPIIAGSDEKAYDLATACRKAGVIGLPVVSPAVPNTQARLRIAVTARHSAEDLDVAAAGFLEAAHAIGLIPSLP
- a CDS encoding beta-ketoacyl-[acyl-carrier-protein] synthase family protein, whose product is MTTGSPEVVVTGMGVVSPAGCELAEFWPVLLAGQSLAAPVTGFDTTRHKARIGCPVAGFDQNRHLGAKQARRMDPFARYALAAALSAYADAGAPEVDGARTAVVVGNAVGGRTVSDQESRNFTEHGPSRVNPLMPLMTMPNAAAALIAMRLGWRGPATTIATTCASGADAIGHATLLLRTGQADVVLAGGAEATLTPVTLAAFGNLGAVSARNDDPAAAARPFDVDRDGFVMGEGAAFVVLERLADARARGAVRHAVVSGYASGSDAYHLSMPRADGAGAATVMAAAIAAAGLRPDDIGHVNAHGTSTPHNDRAEARALHTVFGATPPPVTSLKGTIGHLIGAAGAIEFVATVLALRHGLVPPTANHQKTEPGMDLDVVAAEARAVPPGPALSNSFGFGGHNAALVVSPA
- a CDS encoding MaoC/PaaZ C-terminal domain-containing protein: MSALLAEAGALAAYRRAVRATLEPATIAGPSPVHPFVLTSPEFARTTRRITGADPSQVHISQEFTVHRLLRDDEKVSSSLEVTGARREARGIRVAMRTEIRDADGGPVCAMVTTVLLTGVTEPEPFGEMPPLAAPAGRNVASTGSPAGTGRAEPVTRTVSLSRADVAGYAEVSGDRNPIHLDDEAARAAGFDSVIAHGMSVVALVTELAVDLFAGGDPARVRGLGCRFSSPVRPGEPVEVSFRPDESGSVVAFTCATPRGIALKGGWITLGDGDA
- a CDS encoding AMP-binding protein, with product MPDHPAVATAFLGHARRAPDAPALVWADREIGYRELADLAYGQRPLLDRLAPGEPAGILTPKSPGGLALILACLLTGRRFLLPSPSLAADTLDTLFAQAGCRTILREADLRGPAAGGPEHAWPAVDRDSAGFMLTTSGSTGLPKIVPLPHRSVDAFAAWAGAAFGIGPGRSVFSYAPLNFDLCLLDIWTTLAHGGRVVLADTERAAHGGYLRELLRRYPVDVIQGVPMLYDLLLDTGAGAFARVRHVLFTGDVIGERTLAALPGLFPGARLHNVYGCTETNDSLIAEVPPGHTVPVPLGVPLPGVDILILDEDGRPVDGPGTGELYVTTPFQSAGYLDAARNVGRFTGHPLGADARSWFRSGDLVQRQPDGTVTLVGRTDFQIKIRGTAINTAEVESVLRGCVGVLDAAVLTRTDPVSGRQLAAVVTRAPGSTVNSLVVRRHCAANLPKAAVPSTLRIVDEPLPRTSTGKLDRSAAEELLTPAPISGRTS